The Anomaloglossus baeobatrachus isolate aAnoBae1 chromosome 5, aAnoBae1.hap1, whole genome shotgun sequence genome includes the window gatagggaaaacgcagggaaaaaaagcagaaacaattgacatgctgcttcttttttctgcaataaaatctgcacagcaagtcaggattctcatagattttgctgtgtagcttttttctttgctttattgatttaaatctgcaagaaaaaaagctTGGAAAAAAGCAAAGTGTGCAGAGAGCCTAAGGTGTGTGTAAAAGCATGCTCATAAGAAAATTGCTCCATTTATTACCAATTTAGGTCAACATTTTCCATACCAGAAACCTGAAGGTAGGAATACCTATAGCTTATCAAAGTCTCTCCTTTTTGAAGTTACTGAAATGTAAATTACCATAATAGAGAAGATAGCAGAATATTAAAAATATTTACGGCTATAGAGGAGATCCAGCTCCAGATGGGGTAAAAAAATTCCAGATTTTATTGAAATGTATTAATATAGTGATAACATAAGAAAAATGCACTGATCAGCAAGTAACTCCCTGCTGATCAGTGCATTTTTCTGCTGTTATCACTATATTAAGGCATTTCAATAAAGTCTGAATTTTTCGCTCCGTCTTGAGCTGGATCTCCTCTACATCCTTAACCGTTTGTGTCCATGGCAGTGGCTATGTTCTGCATCAGAGAGCtagctttttctcttttttttgtttctaagaATAGTCCCTGAGATTTACTAACATCAATGATGTAGATCAGGCAGAAAAGGGCAGCATTGTCTAGGGGTATGCCATTCCTGTTGCTAAATGATAGTAACCAATCAACATAATTGACATCAAATCAATTGGAGTATTGATCTAATGATTTACGTATAGAGATTTACGTATAGTGACTGTGATGGTTGGAGATGTTTAGTGTTCCATATCTAGTATAGCTTTGTGGTGAATTGATTGTCTTCATCAGTTACTGCATGTGGATGACATTCTAGGGGTCCCACAGAAGTAAATGGAGTGATTGTGTCCAATGATATTTCTGCCTCACATTCAAATTGAACAGTAACAGGTAAGAGTAAGGTTTTCTGACTCCTGGTTCCATGAGAATTCGATATCACAGACACTTTGTCAAAACAATGTCCTTCCAAATCCTCTTGGTCTTGAGTCACAACATTGGGGAGCTGGGAGCTATTGAAAGGGACTGGTATGTCTTTCTGAAAAGTGGTGTCATGATGGTAGGACACTAACTCATTGCTGAAGTTGATGGCTTCCACATTGGTGCTAGAACAGAATCTGTTGCATCCCAATATTGTAGTAAACGCTTTTCTAAAATCTGCGTTAAATGCATAAATAACGGGGTTCAGGGATGAGTTGGCCCACCCGAACCAGACAAATATGCTAAATGTGGTCTCACTAACACAGGGGGGTTCTGGATCACTGTGTCCTGGAAGACCAAGGTGGCAAAAGGGTACCATGCAGTTTAGGACAAAAAATGGCAGCCAGCAGAATACGAATACTCCCATAATAATGGACAAAGTTTTCAAGACCTTGGTCTCCTTCCTGAAAGAAGTCTTTAGTGAGTTTTCATGGGGACAATCGGAATGGCAGCTTTGAGCATGCTCTACAGCTCT containing:
- the LOC142313362 gene encoding D(1C) dopamine receptor, whose translation is MENLSIYNVTINVLNAELDVASKDLSLRALTGLLLSLLILSTLLGNTLVCLAVIKFRHLRSKVTNFFVISLAVSDLFVALLVMPWKAVTEVAGYWLFGNFCDTWIAFDIMCSTASILNLCIISLDRYWAIASPFRYERKMTQRVAFIMIGVAWTLSILISFIPVQLSWHKSQGTLGELNATNQTENCDSSLNRTYAISSSLISFYIPVVIMIGTYTRIYRIAQTQIRRISSLERAVEHAQSCHSDCPHENSLKTSFRKETKVLKTLSIIMGVFVFCWLPFFVLNCMVPFCHLGLPGHSDPEPPCVSETTFSIFVWFGWANSSLNPVIYAFNADFRKAFTTILGCNRFCSSTNVEAINFSNELVSYHHDTTFQKDIPVPFNSSQLPNVVTQDQEDLEGHCFDKVSVISNSHGTRSQKTLLLPVTVQFECEAEISLDTITPFTSVGPLECHPHAVTDEDNQFTTKLY